A stretch of Lathyrus oleraceus cultivar Zhongwan6 chromosome 6, CAAS_Psat_ZW6_1.0, whole genome shotgun sequence DNA encodes these proteins:
- the LOC127094124 gene encoding eukaryotic translation initiation factor 4 gamma-like, producing the protein MREPSEKSKKLKTLKMGEPPATRSPAPLDSYTSSKSYPSETPSNSNLKQLSSSLPHPSSTYTPSEPTISIPSTSEPHNSNPSSPPLQQINLTTTTLPISETSPLNEPLSPLSSTHSSPPYYDISSESEQPEIPDPSSPTLAQLQAIELSKQPPSIPDTSRSLGELEPRLAREAEEKACQEAEEKARLEAEEQARKEAEEKASTEAAVEAEAKARLTLKKQHTLLRRKLLRKRKFL; encoded by the exons ATGAGAGAGCCTTCTGAGAAGTCcaagaagttgaagactctgaagatGGGAGAACCGCCAGCAACCAGATCGCCTGCACCTCTGGACTCTTATACTTCAAGTAAGTCATACCCCTCTGAAACTCCTTCTAATTCAAATTTAAAGCAACTATCTTCCTCTCTACCTCACCCATCTTCTACCTATACCCCCTCTGAACCCACCATATCCATTCCATCTACCTCTGAACCTCACAACTCTAACCCTTCCTCACCCCCCCTACAACAAATCAACCTCACTACCACAACACTTCCCATATCTGAAACTTCACCTCTGAATGAACCCCTCTCACCCCTCTCCTCAACTCATTCTTCACCACCATATTACGACATATCCTCTGAATCCGAACAGCCAGAAATCCCCGACCCTTCATCTCCAACATTGGCCCAACTCCAAGCCATAGAACTATCTAAACAACCTCCATCTATCCCAGACACCTCT agaAGCTTAGGAGAGCTAGAGCCTCGtttggccagagaagctgaagagaaagctTGCCAGGAAGCTGAAGAGAAGGCTAGACTGGAAGCTGAAGAGCAAGCAAGAAAAGAAGCCGAAGAAAAGGCCTCTACTGAGGCTGCTGttgaagctgaagccaaagcaAGGTTGACACTGAAGAAGCAGCACACATTGCTGCGGAGGAAGTTGCTAAGGAAAAGGAAGTTTCTCTGA